A single region of the Spirochaetota bacterium genome encodes:
- a CDS encoding acyl-CoA dehydrogenase has protein sequence MGLIVDRRDQEFVLYEMLGLQELFATARFSDYSKDMFDMAIDLSKRISEEEVLPRYMEGDREGAKLVNGEVKVPQCYHYLHKIMNDSGLFTMAVSPEAGGQGFPYVIDLAAREYYVFNMGFLLYPEAAVGAAHLIEVYGTEEQKKKYMYKMYEGKWGGTMVLTEPEAGSDVGNLKTKAIPQPDGTYKIVGSKIFISGGDSDLFENIVHPVLARIEGDPAGTSGISIFLVPKYLVNDDGTLGRKNDVTITGIEHKMGLKGSATCSMSFGDNGNCYAELLGQPRQGMKIMFQMMNEARLGMGLQGLGTASIAYLHALHYAQERKQGADLLNMQNPEAPRVSIINHPDVRRMLLWMKSHVEGMRALVYLCALAIDRKEASEGEEAEKWHGIMELLVPITKAYCTDMGFRVTELAIQIYGGYGYCQDYPVEQFMRDLKIASIYEGTNGIQALDLVGRKMSQKKGANFINFLGEINKTIARYKDNPRLADISKDVQDAVNLLADMGMFFVQCGKEGKFLIPISNAYSFLNLMGTVALGWLLFWQSGIAYEKLDEICKQNNVDVNDKKAVAQLAKDHKDAAFYSGKIHSARYYITHVLPHAQAYAKAIKSQNLSMLDIPEEGFAIE, from the coding sequence ATGGGTTTGATAGTTGACAGACGAGATCAGGAATTTGTGTTGTATGAGATGCTGGGATTGCAGGAATTGTTTGCAACAGCACGTTTTTCAGACTACTCCAAAGATATGTTTGATATGGCAATTGATCTTTCAAAGCGTATTTCTGAAGAGGAAGTTTTGCCAAGGTACATGGAAGGCGATAGAGAAGGGGCAAAACTGGTTAATGGCGAAGTCAAAGTTCCCCAATGTTATCACTATCTTCACAAAATAATGAATGACAGTGGCCTTTTTACCATGGCAGTATCCCCGGAAGCAGGTGGTCAGGGGTTTCCGTATGTGATTGATTTAGCTGCACGCGAATACTATGTATTCAATATGGGATTTTTATTATATCCCGAAGCTGCAGTTGGGGCAGCTCACCTCATTGAAGTGTATGGTACTGAAGAGCAAAAGAAGAAATACATGTATAAGATGTATGAAGGCAAATGGGGTGGCACAATGGTATTGACTGAGCCTGAAGCAGGTTCGGATGTTGGAAATTTAAAGACAAAAGCTATTCCACAGCCTGATGGAACGTATAAAATTGTGGGAAGCAAAATATTTATTTCCGGTGGCGATTCAGACCTTTTTGAAAATATTGTACATCCGGTGCTGGCACGAATTGAAGGTGACCCGGCAGGTACCAGTGGCATTTCCATATTTCTAGTTCCCAAGTATCTGGTAAATGATGATGGTACATTAGGAAGAAAAAATGATGTAACTATTACTGGCATAGAGCACAAGATGGGATTGAAAGGCAGTGCTACCTGTTCAATGAGTTTTGGTGATAATGGCAATTGTTATGCTGAACTATTGGGTCAACCTCGTCAGGGCATGAAAATAATGTTTCAGATGATGAATGAAGCCCGTCTGGGTATGGGTCTGCAGGGTCTTGGTACTGCTTCAATTGCATACCTCCATGCATTACATTATGCACAGGAGCGAAAGCAGGGGGCAGATCTATTGAATATGCAAAATCCAGAAGCACCACGTGTTTCAATTATCAATCATCCTGATGTTCGTAGAATGCTTTTGTGGATGAAATCACATGTTGAGGGCATGCGTGCACTTGTCTATTTATGTGCACTTGCTATAGACCGCAAAGAAGCAAGTGAAGGTGAAGAAGCTGAAAAATGGCATGGAATTATGGAATTGCTTGTTCCCATAACCAAGGCATATTGTACTGATATGGGCTTCAGGGTAACAGAGCTTGCTATTCAAATTTATGGCGGTTATGGCTATTGCCAGGATTATCCGGTTGAACAGTTCATGCGTGATTTAAAAATTGCATCTATATATGAAGGCACCAATGGCATACAGGCACTTGATTTGGTTGGCCGAAAGATGTCGCAGAAGAAAGGGGCAAACTTCATTAATTTCCTTGGCGAGATTAATAAAACTATTGCACGCTACAAGGATAATCCACGGCTTGCTGATATTTCAAAGGATGTTCAGGATGCAGTTAATCTACTGGCTGACATGGGCATGTTCTTTGTTCAGTGTGGCAAAGAAGGCAAGTTTTTAATTCCAATCAGCAATGCGTATTCGTTCTTAAATCTTATGGGAACTGTTGCTTTGGGCTGGCTACTTTTTTGGCAAAGTGGTATTGCGTATGAAAAACTTGACGAAATCTGCAAACAGAATAATGTTGACGTAAATGATAAAAAAGCCGTTGCACAACTGGCAAAAGACCATAAAGATGCAGCATTCTATTCTGGTAAGATTCACAGTGCACGCTACTATATAACGCATGTACTGCCACATGCGCAGGCATATGCAAAAGCAATAAAGAGCCAAAATCTTTCAATGCTTGACATTCCGGAAGAAGGCTTTGCGATAGAGTAA
- a CDS encoding menaquinone biosynthesis decarboxylase, with translation MAYKNLQNFIIALENAGELKRITAEVDPYLEITEIADRMSKTGGPALLFEKVKGSAFPVLINAFGSYKRMQMALQCNSFDEIGQKIFNLITMQPPKTFAEKMKALFTLKDIVKIMPKEVSKAPCQKHVLTQGALLDALPIVTCWPKDGGPFITLPIVITKDPETGIQNAGMYRMHKFSNATTGMHWQYNKDGARHYRKYCQLQKRMPIAVALGASPAITYAATAPLPPDIDEMLFAGFLEGEPVELVKAHTVDLLVPAEAEFIIEGYVDPGDETIEGPFGDHTGFYSPADRYPVFHVTCITMRDNPVYPATVVGKPPMEDCYMAKATERIFLPFLKMLVPEIVDIELPLEGVFHNCALVAIKKEYPGQAKKVINVLWGLGQMASTKFIAVFDDDIHLRDYSTVVWKLLNNVDPRRDLMIVEGPLDALDHSASYANFGGKMGIDATRKTKEEGMGREWPEEIKMDPAIIELVNKRWKEYGF, from the coding sequence GTGGCATATAAAAATTTACAAAACTTTATTATTGCCTTAGAAAATGCTGGTGAGCTGAAACGTATAACTGCGGAAGTAGATCCATATTTAGAGATTACAGAAATAGCTGACAGGATGAGTAAAACAGGTGGTCCTGCGCTTTTATTTGAAAAGGTTAAGGGGTCAGCATTTCCAGTGCTCATCAATGCGTTTGGAAGCTACAAACGTATGCAGATGGCTTTACAGTGCAATTCATTTGATGAGATTGGACAAAAAATTTTTAATCTCATCACCATGCAGCCGCCAAAAACATTTGCTGAAAAAATGAAAGCACTGTTTACGTTGAAAGACATTGTAAAGATAATGCCAAAAGAAGTGAGTAAAGCGCCGTGCCAAAAACACGTGCTAACTCAGGGAGCCTTGCTTGATGCTTTGCCCATTGTAACCTGCTGGCCAAAGGATGGTGGTCCCTTTATTACATTACCTATTGTGATAACAAAGGATCCTGAAACAGGGATTCAAAATGCAGGGATGTATCGCATGCACAAGTTTTCAAACGCCACAACCGGTATGCACTGGCAGTATAACAAAGACGGTGCACGTCATTACCGCAAATATTGTCAGTTGCAAAAACGAATGCCGATTGCAGTAGCCCTTGGAGCAAGCCCGGCTATTACATACGCTGCAACGGCACCATTGCCACCTGATATCGATGAGATGTTGTTTGCCGGTTTTTTAGAAGGTGAGCCGGTTGAGCTTGTAAAAGCGCACACAGTGGATTTGCTGGTACCTGCTGAAGCTGAGTTTATCATTGAGGGCTATGTTGATCCCGGTGATGAAACCATTGAGGGACCATTTGGTGATCACACTGGATTTTATTCTCCCGCTGACAGGTATCCTGTGTTTCATGTTACCTGTATAACAATGCGCGATAATCCTGTATATCCGGCAACAGTTGTGGGTAAACCCCCAATGGAAGACTGCTACATGGCTAAAGCCACCGAGCGAATATTTTTGCCATTTTTAAAGATGCTGGTACCTGAAATTGTTGATATTGAACTTCCGCTTGAAGGTGTGTTTCACAATTGTGCACTGGTAGCAATAAAGAAAGAATATCCCGGGCAGGCAAAGAAGGTTATCAATGTCCTGTGGGGTTTGGGTCAGATGGCATCAACAAAATTTATTGCGGTGTTTGATGATGATATTCATCTTAGGGATTATAGCACGGTGGTGTGGAAGCTATTAAACAACGTTGACCCACGCAGGGATTTAATGATAGTGGAAGGACCGCTGGATGCACTTGACCATTCGGCAAGCTATGCCAATTTTGGTGGGAAGATGGGCATTGATGCAACACGAAAAACAAAGGAAGAAGGCATGGGCAGAGAGTGGCCCGAGGAAATAAAAATGGATCCTGCTATTATTGAACTGGTAAACAAAAGGTGGAAAGAGTATGGATTTTAA
- a CDS encoding UbiA-like polyprenyltransferase, protein MDFKKLSQLILIEQTVFALPFAYLGILFAGGGRLSTWIFASVALISARTAGMCFNRLIDADIDAKNPRTKDRALPKGEVTRNEVLRVAVIACVVFVLSSYMLNMLCFYLSFVAIVLLISYSYFKRFSSASHLYLGFVEAAAPIGGYLAVAGKFDLIPFILGFAIMMWIAGLDVVYALLDVDFDRQEGLYSIPSRYGVDKALVISALLYVLSFSSLIALGVMTNRREAYWIGVLCVGIIFMYQQKLARSSDVQHAIKEFFKVNSFISPVLFLATLVDVFFVM, encoded by the coding sequence ATGGATTTTAAAAAGCTTTCACAACTTATTTTGATAGAACAAACAGTGTTTGCGCTGCCATTTGCATATTTAGGCATTCTTTTTGCAGGCGGTGGCAGGCTTTCTACATGGATATTTGCTTCAGTTGCGCTCATTTCTGCACGAACTGCCGGAATGTGCTTCAACAGGCTTATTGATGCTGACATTGATGCAAAAAATCCCCGCACTAAAGATCGCGCGTTACCTAAAGGTGAGGTTACCCGTAATGAAGTATTGCGTGTTGCGGTTATTGCATGTGTTGTTTTCGTGCTGTCATCGTACATGCTCAATATGCTGTGTTTTTATCTTTCATTTGTGGCGATAGTTCTTTTAATAAGCTATTCATATTTCAAAAGGTTTTCATCAGCTTCGCATCTGTATTTGGGATTTGTGGAAGCAGCAGCACCTATTGGAGGATACTTAGCTGTGGCAGGCAAATTTGACCTGATACCGTTTATATTAGGTTTTGCCATCATGATGTGGATTGCTGGTCTTGATGTGGTATATGCGCTACTTGATGTTGACTTTGATAGACAGGAAGGCTTATATTCAATACCTTCACGGTATGGTGTAGATAAAGCCTTAGTTATTTCAGCTTTGTTGTATGTGTTATCGTTTAGTTCGCTTATTGCTCTGGGTGTTATGACTAACCGTAGAGAAGCATACTGGATAGGTGTGCTTTGCGTTGGAATTATTTTTATGTATCAGCAGAAGTTAGCCCGCAGCAGTGATGTTCAGCATGCAATAAAGGAATTTTTTAAGGTCAATT